In a single window of the Desulfovibrio mangrovi genome:
- a CDS encoding TIGR00266 family protein yields the protein MRSHEVDYQIYGNDLQVVEVELDPEETVIAEAGAMCWMDADIDYAAKLGDGSEADSGFFGKVFSAGKRMVTGESLFMTHFTNRGNDKRRVAFAGPVPGHIVPVDLAAVGGTLFCQRDAFLCAARGTRIGVAFTKKIGAGFFGGEGFVLQKLEGDGMAFMHAGGAVVKKELNNQTIMVDTGCLVAFSDGIDYSIAAAGGLKTMMFGGEGMFLATLKGTGTVYLQSLPFAKLADRIISVLPKKD from the coding sequence ATGCGAAGCCACGAAGTTGATTACCAGATTTACGGCAACGACCTGCAGGTCGTGGAAGTGGAACTTGACCCTGAGGAAACCGTCATCGCCGAAGCCGGTGCCATGTGCTGGATGGACGCGGACATTGACTATGCAGCCAAGCTCGGCGACGGTTCGGAGGCGGACTCCGGCTTCTTCGGCAAGGTATTCAGCGCGGGCAAACGCATGGTCACGGGCGAAAGCCTGTTCATGACCCACTTCACCAACAGGGGCAACGACAAGCGCCGCGTAGCCTTTGCCGGCCCTGTTCCCGGGCACATCGTACCCGTTGACCTTGCTGCCGTTGGCGGCACCCTGTTCTGCCAGCGCGACGCCTTTCTCTGCGCAGCACGCGGCACCCGCATAGGCGTGGCATTCACCAAGAAGATCGGTGCCGGGTTCTTCGGCGGCGAAGGGTTTGTGCTGCAGAAGCTGGAAGGCGACGGCATGGCCTTCATGCACGCAGGCGGCGCGGTGGTGAAGAAGGAGCTCAACAATCAGACCATCATGGTCGATACAGGGTGTCTTGTCGCCTTCAGTGACGGCATAGACTACTCCATCGCGGCTGCGGGCGGTCTCAAAACCATGATGTTCGGCGGCGAAGGCATGTTCCTCGCAACGCTCAAAGGTACCGGAACCGTGTACCTGCAGAGCCTGCCCTTTGCCAAACTGGCAGACAGAATCATATCCGTGCTGCCCAAGAAAGACTAA
- the murI gene encoding glutamate racemase, translated as MTTTLPIGMFDSGVGGLTVLKALRHRLPCEDILYLGDTARLPYGTKSPETVTRYAVQASGKLIERGVKLLVVACNTATSVALDALREAYPGIPVIGVVQPGAQASCRASASGSIAVIATESTIRGNAYQKAIHAIRPTANVIGKPCPLFVSLAEEGWLDGELVEGIAARYLSSLFEDGEAGIRPDCLVLGCTHFPLLAGAIRNVIGPEIAIVDSAETTSLAVEEELTARGLLRTAPGCGGTRFLTTDDVPRFVRTGSLFLGMNIAPEDVELVDL; from the coding sequence ATGACCACCACATTGCCTATCGGCATGTTTGATTCCGGAGTAGGGGGGCTGACCGTTCTCAAGGCGCTCAGACATCGTCTCCCCTGTGAAGATATATTGTACCTTGGCGATACCGCTCGCCTGCCCTATGGCACCAAGAGTCCCGAAACCGTTACCCGCTATGCGGTGCAGGCTTCCGGCAAGCTCATAGAGCGAGGCGTCAAGCTGCTTGTCGTGGCGTGCAACACGGCCACTTCCGTTGCGTTGGATGCCCTGCGGGAAGCCTATCCCGGCATACCCGTCATCGGTGTGGTCCAGCCCGGAGCGCAAGCAAGCTGCCGTGCGTCCGCAAGCGGCTCCATCGCCGTTATTGCCACCGAGTCCACCATTCGCGGCAACGCATACCAAAAGGCAATTCACGCCATCCGCCCGACAGCGAACGTCATCGGCAAGCCCTGTCCGCTTTTTGTTTCGCTGGCGGAAGAAGGGTGGCTGGACGGCGAATTGGTGGAAGGCATTGCGGCGCGGTATCTGTCCTCCCTGTTTGAAGACGGGGAAGCGGGCATCCGCCCTGATTGTCTGGTGCTTGGCTGTACCCATTTCCCCCTGCTTGCGGGGGCGATCCGCAACGTCATAGGGCCGGAGATAGCCATCGTGGATTCTGCGGAAACCACGTCGCTTGCCGTGGAGGAAGAGCTTACTGCCCGCGGTTTGCTGCGCACTGCGCCGGGCTGCGGCGGAACCCGTTTTCTGACCACGGACGATGTGCCACGTTTTGTCAGAACTGGCAGCCTATTTCTGGGCATGAACATAGCACCCGAGGACGTTGAGCTGGTGGACCTGTAG
- a CDS encoding ABC transporter permease: MSLSLRDISLAARLALRELRSGKRRFTVFLSCLILGVFAIAAVGSVSESARSAINRDARILLGGDASVQLTTPHPTAPQRAWLEQHGTLSHSISLRGMAHTASGEAMLVAAKGVDGAYPLYGVPELSPAMPLEKALAEQAPAADGRPVFGAVVDALLLERLGLKTGEAFTVGNTTFRISAVLVKEPDRAFQGIIFGPRVLISLKAMESTGLLIPGSLIHSHLRVRLNKGRTATEQEVQTFTEALRAAFPDTGWRVEPFTRAAPRIRTFLDRIDADLLLIGLGALLVGGLGIAEAVRGYLASRIQNIATLKCVGGGVSTVLWTYFFQIAIIGIFGIAIGCTLGALVPLVARESLAEMLPVLPDASLHWTPLFRAALLGCLIIVAFSLRPLLLAGNVSPAVLFRGYVATQRTRLSATGRTMVAAAFASLAGLVFLFTPDWKLAGGFTVVVIGCLAVFRGVAWGMMALSRRAPQAGHPSFRLGIASIHRPGAPTVNLVFALGLGLTALVAIAQIEQNLTRAVERDLSREAPAFFFINILPHQLKDFETLAQAPGVTRMERGPMVRGRIIRIKDAPVEEVDIKPEAKWAVRGDRGLSHAAVMPEDTEIVQGAWWPENYTGPPIISLTDDLAKGFGVGIGDTLTFNILGREVTAAIANIRKVDWMTFQLQFAVLFAPGLLDNAPVTWAVTAYGKGSDMDALYRKVTGSYPNVTAFSMREILADVRNLMERMGMVFRAMAAVMLCTGLLVLAGAILADRHRRIYDAVIYKVCGATRGDILLALVTEFLLTGLATGLFSALTGTLAAWAAVEGLMRLSFTVQPVAALATIATATGFSLLFGLAGTMRALNRKPAPYLRNE; encoded by the coding sequence ATGAGCCTCTCCCTGCGCGACATATCCCTCGCCGCGCGGCTGGCCCTGAGGGAACTGCGCTCGGGCAAGCGCCGCTTCACGGTCTTTCTGAGCTGTCTCATCCTCGGCGTCTTCGCCATAGCCGCCGTCGGTTCCGTCTCGGAATCCGCCCGTTCCGCCATCAACCGGGACGCCCGCATCCTGCTGGGCGGCGATGCATCGGTCCAACTGACAACACCACACCCAACCGCACCTCAGAGGGCATGGCTTGAACAGCACGGCACATTGAGCCACTCCATAAGCCTGCGCGGCATGGCCCATACGGCATCCGGCGAAGCCATGCTGGTGGCCGCCAAGGGGGTGGACGGAGCCTACCCGCTCTACGGCGTGCCGGAGCTGTCTCCGGCCATGCCTCTGGAGAAGGCGCTGGCGGAGCAAGCGCCCGCAGCTGACGGAAGGCCCGTATTCGGTGCTGTTGTGGATGCGCTGCTGCTGGAACGGCTTGGACTGAAGACAGGAGAGGCCTTCACCGTCGGCAATACGACTTTTCGCATCAGCGCCGTGCTGGTAAAGGAACCGGACAGAGCGTTTCAGGGCATCATATTCGGTCCGAGGGTGCTCATCTCCCTCAAGGCGATGGAGAGCACGGGCCTGTTGATTCCGGGCAGCCTCATACACAGCCACCTGCGCGTGCGGCTCAACAAGGGGAGAACTGCCACGGAGCAGGAAGTGCAAACATTCACGGAGGCACTCCGCGCCGCTTTTCCCGACACCGGCTGGCGCGTGGAACCGTTCACGCGGGCGGCCCCGCGCATCCGCACCTTTCTGGACCGCATCGATGCCGACCTGCTGCTCATAGGGCTGGGAGCCCTGCTGGTCGGCGGGCTGGGCATAGCCGAAGCCGTGCGCGGCTATCTTGCCAGCCGCATCCAGAACATCGCCACCCTCAAGTGCGTGGGCGGTGGCGTGAGCACGGTACTGTGGACCTACTTCTTCCAGATAGCCATCATCGGGATCTTCGGTATCGCAATAGGCTGCACGCTCGGCGCGCTGGTCCCCTTGGTCGCGAGGGAGAGTCTTGCCGAAATGCTGCCCGTTCTTCCGGACGCCTCGCTGCACTGGACACCGCTTTTCCGCGCCGCCTTGCTGGGCTGCCTGATCATCGTTGCATTCTCCCTCAGGCCCTTGCTGCTGGCGGGCAACGTTTCGCCCGCCGTGCTCTTCCGGGGGTACGTGGCTACACAGCGCACACGGCTGAGCGCCACCGGCAGAACCATGGTGGCAGCCGCCTTCGCATCTCTGGCCGGACTGGTCTTCCTCTTTACTCCTGACTGGAAACTGGCAGGCGGATTCACGGTTGTCGTCATCGGCTGCCTTGCCGTGTTCAGAGGCGTAGCGTGGGGCATGATGGCCCTTTCACGCCGTGCTCCGCAGGCCGGGCACCCCAGCTTCCGGCTGGGCATAGCCTCCATTCACCGCCCGGGAGCTCCGACGGTCAACCTTGTCTTCGCGCTGGGGCTAGGACTCACCGCCCTTGTTGCCATCGCCCAGATTGAGCAAAACCTGACCAGAGCCGTGGAACGCGATCTTTCCCGCGAAGCACCGGCATTCTTCTTCATCAACATTCTGCCCCACCAGCTCAAGGACTTTGAAACACTTGCCCAAGCCCCCGGCGTAACCCGCATGGAACGCGGCCCCATGGTTCGCGGACGCATCATCCGCATCAAGGATGCTCCCGTGGAGGAAGTCGATATCAAGCCGGAAGCGAAATGGGCCGTTCGCGGCGACAGGGGACTCAGCCACGCTGCCGTCATGCCGGAAGACACAGAGATCGTGCAGGGGGCTTGGTGGCCGGAAAATTACACGGGGCCGCCCATCATCTCGCTCACGGACGATCTTGCAAAGGGATTTGGAGTGGGTATAGGCGACACCCTTACCTTCAACATCCTCGGACGCGAGGTGACGGCCGCCATAGCGAACATACGAAAGGTGGACTGGATGACCTTCCAGTTGCAGTTCGCCGTGCTGTTCGCTCCGGGACTTCTGGACAACGCGCCCGTCACATGGGCCGTCACCGCCTATGGCAAGGGCAGCGACATGGACGCCCTGTACCGCAAGGTGACAGGAAGCTATCCAAACGTCACCGCATTCAGCATGCGGGAAATTCTGGCTGACGTACGCAACCTGATGGAACGCATGGGCATGGTGTTCCGCGCCATGGCCGCCGTTATGCTGTGCACCGGCCTGCTTGTGCTAGCCGGGGCCATTCTTGCGGATAGGCATCGACGCATCTACGATGCCGTCATCTACAAGGTCTGCGGAGCCACACGGGGAGATATTCTGCTGGCGTTGGTAACGGAATTCCTGCTGACCGGGCTGGCCACGGGCCTGTTCAGCGCCCTGACCGGAACCCTTGCCGCATGGGCCGCTGTAGAAGGGCTGATGCGCCTCAGCTTTACGGTGCAGCCCGTAGCTGCCCTTGCCACCATAGCCACGGCCACAGGTTTCTCGCTGCTGTTCGGCCTTGCCGGCACCATGCGGGCCCTGAACCGCAAGCCCGCCCCTTACCTGCGCAACGAATAG
- a CDS encoding ABC transporter ATP-binding protein, whose protein sequence is MRNSMIELSDIHLNLVGGSGEVNILRGISLRVEEGETVAVLGPSGSGKTTTLMVMAGLERPTSGSVRIAGHDLCAMNEDSLARFRRTHVGIVFQSFHLVPTMTALENTALPLEFAHMPRARELAEEALNAVGLADRARHYPAQLSGGEQQRVALARAFAARPKVILADEPTGNLDSETGTRVVDHLFALQRQHGTTLVLITHDKELAARCTRHVRMEDGRLFVPETRQ, encoded by the coding sequence ATGCGCAACTCCATGATCGAGCTTTCCGATATACATCTGAATCTAGTAGGCGGTTCCGGCGAGGTCAACATCCTGCGCGGAATCTCCCTGCGCGTGGAAGAAGGGGAAACTGTGGCTGTGCTAGGCCCGTCCGGATCGGGCAAAACCACCACCCTCATGGTCATGGCGGGACTGGAACGCCCCACTTCCGGATCGGTACGCATTGCAGGCCACGACCTGTGCGCCATGAATGAAGACAGTCTGGCCCGGTTCCGCCGCACGCACGTGGGCATCGTATTCCAATCCTTCCATCTCGTCCCCACCATGACCGCCCTGGAAAACACAGCCCTGCCGCTGGAGTTCGCCCACATGCCGCGCGCCCGGGAACTGGCCGAAGAAGCCCTGAACGCCGTGGGACTGGCAGACAGGGCCCGCCACTATCCTGCCCAGCTTTCAGGCGGGGAACAGCAGCGAGTTGCGCTGGCCCGCGCTTTTGCCGCGCGCCCCAAAGTCATTCTTGCGGACGAGCCCACGGGAAACCTTGATTCGGAAACCGGTACGCGCGTGGTTGACCACCTGTTCGCCCTGCAGCGCCAGCACGGCACCACGCTGGTGCTGATCACCCACGACAAGGAACTGGCCGCCCGCTGCACGCGTCATGTACGCATGGAAGACGGACGCCTCTTCGTACCGGAGACCCGCCAATGA
- a CDS encoding arylesterase, whose product MSFAGMALALLYVSGVIGSPSVYSNQSVATGKGGVADEGRAGVHIMAFGDSLTAGYGLENSHSFPVVLERRLRELGYAVRVTNAGVSGDTSAGGAARISWALADRPDILILELGANDALQGLSPKHTRENLEAVIRTCQAQGVKVLLAGMQAPRNLGQEYAAAFDALYPELAKAFDLVFYPFFLEGVAFDATLNLPDGMHPNPAGVERVVQGMLPFVLGMLE is encoded by the coding sequence GTGTCCTTCGCTGGAATGGCGCTGGCCTTGCTGTATGTTTCAGGCGTAATCGGCTCGCCTTCAGTCTATAGTAACCAATCCGTGGCGACAGGCAAAGGCGGTGTTGCAGATGAGGGGCGTGCCGGAGTGCACATCATGGCCTTCGGCGACAGCCTCACGGCAGGATATGGTCTGGAAAACAGCCACAGCTTTCCGGTTGTTCTGGAACGCCGCCTGCGCGAACTGGGCTACGCCGTGCGCGTGACCAACGCGGGGGTTTCCGGCGATACGTCGGCAGGCGGTGCTGCCCGCATATCGTGGGCCTTGGCAGACAGACCGGACATCCTGATTCTTGAGCTTGGTGCCAACGATGCGTTGCAGGGTCTTTCCCCGAAGCATACGCGCGAGAATCTGGAGGCCGTTATCAGGACCTGTCAGGCGCAGGGGGTGAAGGTGCTGCTGGCAGGCATGCAGGCTCCCCGGAATCTGGGGCAGGAGTATGCTGCCGCGTTTGATGCGCTGTATCCCGAACTGGCGAAGGCTTTTGACCTTGTATTCTATCCCTTCTTTCTCGAAGGGGTTGCCTTTGATGCCACCCTGAATTTGCCGGATGGCATGCATCCCAATCCCGCAGGCGTAGAGCGGGTTGTGCAGGGGATGTTGCCGTTTGTCCTTGGTATGCTTGAATAA
- a CDS encoding KamA family radical SAM protein — MSTYYTHSLDSLPLTDSEKQAVSKVMAQYQFRANDYYLSLINWEDPDDPIRRIIVPHPAEARGWGALDPSSEGDYTVMPGLQHKYADTAIMLANDVCGGLCRFCFRKRIFMEGSEPAKVDVEEALRYIEGAKEITNVLVSGGDPLLLSTRKLEEIICGLSMIPHVQFIRIGSRMPVFDPYRIINDPELVKMLGNYSRPDRKIYIQTHFNHPNEMTDVARKAIHMLQRAGVILTNQTPLLRGVNDDPEVLADLFNGLARMGVPPYYLFVCRPTTGNHHFTVPIEEGYAILQAALRQCSGPAKRARFCMSHATGKIEVLGVTADEVLFRRHRAPAGKAAGQIQVFPRNPRAVWLDDYLEAGPGDTEEAQSGTTALDMPDLCKVCGAGVPRPN; from the coding sequence ATGTCTACGTATTACACACATTCCTTGGACAGCCTGCCGTTGACCGATTCGGAAAAACAGGCCGTTTCCAAAGTGATGGCACAGTATCAGTTCCGAGCCAACGACTACTACCTTTCTCTCATTAATTGGGAAGATCCCGACGACCCCATTCGCAGAATCATCGTGCCGCACCCTGCCGAAGCACGAGGATGGGGAGCGCTCGACCCGTCCAGCGAAGGCGATTACACCGTCATGCCGGGGTTGCAGCATAAGTATGCTGACACGGCCATCATGCTGGCGAACGACGTTTGCGGCGGGCTGTGCCGTTTCTGCTTCCGCAAGCGCATTTTCATGGAAGGCTCCGAGCCTGCCAAGGTGGATGTGGAAGAAGCGCTTCGTTACATTGAGGGCGCGAAGGAAATCACCAACGTTCTGGTTTCCGGCGGCGATCCGCTGCTGCTTTCCACACGCAAGCTGGAGGAAATCATCTGCGGTCTCTCCATGATTCCGCATGTCCAGTTCATCCGCATCGGTTCGCGCATGCCGGTCTTCGATCCCTACCGCATCATCAACGATCCTGAACTGGTCAAGATGCTTGGTAACTACAGCCGTCCGGACCGGAAGATCTACATCCAGACTCATTTCAATCATCCCAACGAGATGACTGACGTTGCGCGCAAGGCCATTCACATGCTGCAGCGGGCAGGGGTCATTCTTACCAACCAGACCCCCCTGCTGCGCGGGGTGAACGATGATCCTGAGGTGCTGGCAGATCTTTTCAACGGTCTTGCCCGCATGGGCGTGCCCCCCTATTACCTGTTCGTCTGCCGTCCCACCACGGGCAACCATCATTTCACCGTGCCCATTGAAGAGGGCTACGCCATTCTGCAGGCTGCGCTCAGGCAATGTTCCGGCCCTGCAAAACGAGCCCGTTTCTGCATGTCGCATGCAACCGGCAAGATCGAGGTGCTGGGCGTAACTGCCGACGAGGTACTCTTCCGCAGACATCGCGCCCCCGCCGGCAAGGCGGCAGGTCAGATTCAGGTCTTTCCCCGTAATCCGCGGGCCGTGTGGCTGGACGACTATCTGGAGGCCGGGCCCGGAGACACGGAAGAAGCGCAGTCCGGGACGACTGCGCTGGACATGCCGGATCTCTGCAAGGTGTGCGGAGCAGGTGTTCCCCGCCCCAACTAG
- a CDS encoding rubredoxin: MHKYECPCGYIYDPMEGDPDNNIPPETAFENLPEDWVCPLCGAEKEFFTKMD, from the coding sequence ATGCACAAGTACGAATGCCCCTGCGGATATATCTATGACCCCATGGAAGGCGACCCTGATAACAACATTCCGCCGGAAACCGCCTTTGAGAATCTGCCGGAAGACTGGGTATGTCCGCTCTGCGGTGCCGAGAAGGAATTCTTCACCAAGATGGACTAG
- a CDS encoding PAS domain-containing protein — protein MLGILRGIRIPLSTKLAAVATVLFACSGIGVLGALLALSVSAPLTPVDIVWLMACCAALLMPLYYFLLNHLGRELISRPLEDLTQTARDLGSAPLPTRIPVEDELDALAVALVRSGESLSERLRVLRASNTMLEALVSDLPGFVSVQDRSFRVVYCNKAFTTVFNTRPGDSCRRLCNRAAPGGDCPVAQTFADGQPRLMEEKGVYPDGTVSRWLVATAPVRSDDGAVAHCIELRLDLTALR, from the coding sequence GTGTTGGGGATACTCAGGGGGATACGCATTCCCCTTTCGACCAAGCTTGCCGCAGTGGCAACAGTGCTCTTTGCCTGTTCTGGAATCGGCGTGTTGGGGGCGCTGCTTGCGCTGTCGGTTAGTGCGCCGCTGACGCCTGTGGACATCGTATGGCTTATGGCCTGTTGTGCGGCCCTGCTTATGCCGCTCTACTATTTTCTGCTGAACCATCTTGGCAGGGAACTCATATCAAGGCCGTTGGAAGATTTGACCCAGACGGCTCGCGATCTCGGCAGCGCTCCGCTGCCTACCCGCATTCCTGTAGAAGACGAGCTTGATGCCCTTGCCGTGGCGCTTGTGCGTTCGGGTGAATCACTTTCCGAGCGGCTGCGCGTTCTGCGGGCATCAAATACCATGCTTGAAGCGCTGGTTTCTGATCTGCCCGGTTTTGTGAGCGTGCAGGACAGATCCTTCCGTGTTGTTTACTGCAACAAGGCGTTTACCACGGTGTTCAATACCCGGCCGGGAGATTCCTGCCGCAGGCTGTGCAACCGCGCCGCTCCCGGGGGCGATTGCCCCGTTGCGCAGACCTTTGCCGACGGGCAGCCCAGATTGATGGAAGAAAAGGGTGTGTATCCGGACGGAACTGTCTCCCGATGGCTGGTTGCCACCGCGCCCGTACGCTCCGATGACGGTGCCGTGGCCCACTGCATCGAGCTGCGGCTTGACCTGACGGCTCTGAGGTAG
- a CDS encoding carbon starvation protein A, giving the protein MFYFFLACALLIAGYFVYGKVVEANFGADVCRVTPACRMEDGVDYVKMGPKKIYLIQLLNIAGLGPIFGPILGALYGPAALVWIVLGSIFAGAVHDYFAGMMSVRYDGKSIPDAVGYNLGKFAKQFMNIFSIVLLLLVGVVFVLGPAKLLANKIGFDLDKPTAVAVWTGIIFAYYFLATILPVDKIIGRLYPLFAVCLLVMAGGLSAMLIIDGYTFFPNGVGLANVHPKGLPMWPLMFITIACGAISGFHATQSPLMARCIPDEKCGRPIFYGAMIGEGIIALVWATLGMTFYQTPEALQAALANGGPAAVVDQVATTLMGPIGGFLAIIGVIILPISSGDTAFRAARLIIADFTKVTQKDVVKRLMIAVPLFLVGYMITKTDFGIIWRYFGFSNQTLATIVLWASAVYLVRHGKIHWIASVPATFMTAVCVTYLCVAPEFAFKLDASVGYPIGIVAAAACFVAFMLKSRTIPVEANASDSPGTIG; this is encoded by the coding sequence ATGTTTTACTTCTTTCTAGCTTGCGCTCTGCTCATTGCCGGCTACTTCGTCTACGGCAAAGTGGTCGAAGCCAACTTCGGCGCTGACGTATGTCGCGTTACTCCTGCATGCCGCATGGAAGACGGAGTTGACTACGTCAAGATGGGCCCCAAGAAAATCTATCTTATCCAGCTGCTCAACATCGCAGGTCTGGGCCCCATCTTCGGTCCCATCCTCGGTGCCCTGTACGGTCCTGCCGCTCTGGTCTGGATTGTGCTCGGCAGCATCTTTGCCGGTGCTGTGCATGACTATTTTGCCGGCATGATGTCTGTGCGTTACGACGGCAAGTCTATTCCGGATGCCGTGGGCTACAACCTCGGCAAGTTTGCCAAGCAGTTCATGAATATCTTCTCCATCGTGCTGTTGCTGCTCGTGGGCGTGGTATTCGTGCTCGGCCCCGCCAAGCTGCTTGCCAACAAGATCGGCTTTGATCTGGACAAGCCCACTGCTGTGGCAGTGTGGACCGGCATCATCTTTGCCTACTACTTCCTGGCCACCATTCTGCCGGTGGACAAGATCATCGGCCGTCTGTACCCCTTGTTTGCTGTCTGTCTGCTGGTTATGGCCGGCGGTCTTTCCGCCATGCTGATCATTGACGGCTACACCTTCTTCCCCAACGGCGTGGGCCTTGCCAACGTGCATCCCAAGGGTCTGCCCATGTGGCCCCTGATGTTCATCACCATCGCATGCGGCGCCATCTCCGGTTTCCATGCTACCCAGTCTCCGCTCATGGCGCGCTGCATTCCCGATGAAAAGTGCGGCCGTCCCATCTTCTACGGTGCCATGATCGGTGAAGGCATCATCGCCCTCGTATGGGCAACTCTCGGCATGACCTTCTACCAGACCCCCGAAGCGCTGCAGGCTGCTCTGGCTAACGGCGGCCCCGCTGCCGTGGTAGATCAGGTTGCCACTACCCTCATGGGCCCCATCGGCGGCTTCCTTGCCATCATCGGCGTAATCATTCTGCCCATCTCTTCCGGTGACACCGCATTCCGCGCAGCCCGTCTGATCATCGCCGACTTCACCAAGGTTACTCAGAAGGATGTTGTCAAGCGTCTGATGATTGCTGTGCCCCTGTTCCTGGTGGGTTACATGATCACCAAGACCGATTTCGGCATCATCTGGCGCTACTTCGGTTTCTCCAACCAGACTCTGGCTACCATCGTGCTGTGGGCATCCGCAGTTTACCTCGTGCGTCACGGCAAGATCCATTGGATCGCTTCCGTGCCCGCAACCTTCATGACTGCAGTTTGTGTTACCTACCTGTGCGTGGCTCCCGAGTTTGCCTTCAAGCTGGACGCCAGCGTAGGCTACCCCATCGGTATAGTTGCCGCTGCAGCCTGCTTTGTGGCATTCATGCTGAAGTCCCGCACCATCCCCGTTGAAGCCAACGCTTCCGACTCTCCCGGCACCATCGGCTAG
- a CDS encoding RrF2 family transcriptional regulator codes for MKLSARSRYATRILVILAENLDAVVNTTTLSEHTGISVQFIEQIIRPLKQGGLVSSTRGVTGGHTLANAPANISLGDIVRAIEGPIDLTQCCDNEAAAQCPRSDHCPTRPAWMQVSNILENALDSISIADLLAPPSRLAALA; via the coding sequence ATGAAACTGTCTGCCCGTTCACGCTACGCAACCCGTATTCTGGTCATCCTTGCGGAAAATCTGGATGCCGTGGTCAATACCACTACGCTTTCCGAGCATACGGGCATTTCCGTCCAATTTATCGAACAGATCATACGCCCATTGAAACAAGGGGGGCTCGTTTCCAGCACCCGCGGCGTTACCGGCGGTCATACGCTTGCCAACGCCCCGGCCAACATATCGCTCGGAGACATCGTCCGCGCCATTGAAGGCCCTATTGATCTGACCCAGTGTTGCGACAACGAAGCGGCCGCCCAGTGCCCCCGTAGCGATCACTGCCCCACCCGCCCGGCATGGATGCAGGTTTCCAACATTCTGGAAAACGCGCTGGACAGCATTTCCATAGCCGACCTGCTGGCACCGCCATCGCGGCTGGCAGCTCTCGCGTAA